One Peptostreptococcus equinus genomic window carries:
- the rnmV gene encoding ribonuclease M5, translated as MIKEVIVVEGRDDIRAVKKALDCELIATGGFGFPKGVMERIKTAQEKRGVIIFTDPDFAGEKIRKKIVEQVPNCKHAFLPREDAIKDGDIGIENASPESILSALEKVRTQSIEDRKEFSQKDLIYNGLIGSENSSYKRDFLGKILGIGYGNSKQFLNRLNNYGVSRKEFEDALREL; from the coding sequence ATGATAAAGGAAGTTATTGTAGTAGAAGGTAGAGATGATATAAGGGCGGTTAAGAAAGCTCTAGATTGTGAATTGATTGCAACTGGTGGATTTGGATTTCCTAAAGGAGTGATGGAAAGAATAAAGACAGCACAAGAAAAAAGAGGTGTAATTATTTTTACTGATCCAGATTTTGCAGGAGAAAAAATTAGAAAAAAAATAGTTGAGCAAGTACCAAATTGCAAGCATGCATTTTTACCAAGAGAAGATGCAATAAAAGATGGAGATATAGGCATCGAAAATGCCAGTCCAGAGAGTATTTTATCAGCACTTGAGAAAGTTAGAACACAATCAATAGAGGATAGAAAAGAATTTTCACAAAAAGATTTAATATATAATGGACTAATAGGGAGTGAAAATTCATCCTATAAAAGAGACTTTTTAGGTAAGATATTAGGTATTGGATACGGGAATTCAAAGCAGTTTTTAAATAGGCTAAATAATTATGGTGTCAGTAGAAAAGAATTTGAAGATGCTTTAAGAGAATTATAA
- the rsmA gene encoding 16S rRNA (adenine(1518)-N(6)/adenine(1519)-N(6))-dimethyltransferase RsmA: MDKRLSSHKATMEVVNKHGFRFSKSLGQNFLIDDNIIDKIVEGANAGKNDKIIEVGPGIGTLTRALASKSEKVLVVEIDKSLIPILEDTLSDFDNIKVVNEDIIKADVKTLIDQNLDGGPVKLVANLPYYITTPIIMRFLEESINVSDIVVMVQKEVAERMNAKPGKKDFGALSVAVQYYCDTEIVAKVPRHLFVPQPNVDSIVIALRVRPEKKYKVDNEELFFKAVKAAFGQRRKTLLNSLTSMGILDKSKISEVLLESNIDEKRRGETLSLEEFASLANNINKKLEGE; the protein is encoded by the coding sequence ATGGATAAGAGACTATCATCGCATAAAGCAACTATGGAGGTTGTAAATAAGCATGGCTTTAGATTCAGTAAGTCACTAGGTCAGAACTTTTTAATAGATGATAATATAATAGATAAAATTGTTGAAGGAGCAAATGCGGGTAAAAATGATAAAATAATAGAAGTAGGACCTGGAATAGGAACTCTTACAAGAGCCCTGGCATCTAAATCGGAAAAAGTATTGGTTGTAGAAATAGACAAAAGTCTTATACCAATTTTAGAAGATACCTTATCAGACTTTGATAATATTAAGGTAGTAAATGAAGATATTATAAAGGCAGATGTAAAGACGCTCATAGACCAAAATCTAGACGGTGGACCAGTAAAATTGGTTGCAAATCTTCCTTATTATATTACTACACCAATTATCATGAGATTTTTAGAAGAATCTATAAATGTTAGTGATATAGTAGTTATGGTACAAAAGGAGGTTGCAGAGAGAATGAATGCAAAACCTGGAAAAAAAGATTTTGGGGCACTTTCTGTAGCAGTTCAATACTATTGCGATACTGAAATAGTGGCTAAGGTTCCAAGGCATTTATTTGTACCACAACCAAATGTTGATTCAATAGTGATAGCATTAAGAGTTAGGCCAGAAAAAAAATACAAGGTAGATAATGAAGAACTATTTTTCAAAGCAGTAAAAGCAGCATTTGGTCAGAGAAGAAAGACTTTATTAAATTCACTTACAAGTATGGGAATTTTAGATAAAAGTAAGATTAGTGAGGTACTATTGGAATCAAATATAGATGAAAAGAGAAGAGGAGAAACTTTAAGTCTAGAAGAATTTGCTAGTCTAGCAAATAATATAAATAAAAAATTAGAAGGGGAGTAG